In Microbulbifer sp. THAF38, the sequence TAATTGCATTCTCGATACCTTAGAATTTATGGTGTTACACGCTGAACATAAGCCAACGCATAATAGGGAGGTAAAATCGCCACAGTATGGTCATGGCCGTTATTTGAAGATGCACTTGCAGTATGGTTATGTGCGCCACCACCGCCGCTATAGCGAGTATAAGTATTTAACGCATTATCCCAATTGCCGCGATCATAGCCTCTTAATATCCAGTGTTGCTGAGGAGTTCCCTGAGTACTATCATCGTAACGGCCAAGATCATGATGGTGACGGTGACTGGGAATCTGAGATAATGTTAAAGTATGATTATTTACCGTAATGGCATGGGAGTGAGCACCATTTTTACTGGTTCTCGCAGTCGTTGCCCCACCGCTAGCTCCAGCAGAGTAACTTCCTCCAGCACCCAGTACAAAACGATTACGTAAATCCCGTGTGCCATTACTTCCGTTACAGAGCTTGTACTCGGCTGGTAAATCCTTAATTTCTCCACCCCAGATATATATCAACTGGCCTGGGAACTGCTTATTGATATACCCTTTTAAGGTCTCAGGAGTGACAACTTTTTTCTTTTCTCTACCGATATCCACATCGCTTTGACTAGCCAGTGTAACGGTTCCAGTCTGGCTTGTGCTTGCCGTTGCAGGCTTATTATCATTCAGCTTCTTTTGTAGGGTTTTCGGAGTAACTACCAGTGTGCCGCTATCCCCAGCATCAACGGCCTGTTGCGAAGCCAAACGGGTTAACCCATCTCGACTTGTAGTCGCATAGGCGTGACTATGATTAGCGAGTGCCAAGACTGAAATACGTTGGTGAAGTGTTTTAGGCGTTACGGCTTTATCATCAATGCTACCAGTATTAACTTCCGCTTGTGTCGCAACTGGAATAACTCCCGCGCGACTGGTAGTCGCCGATGGATTACTAAAACCGGTATCTCCAACAGTAATCTTATCGGTACTACTACCAGACAACTTAATATCCAGAGAGAGTAGATAAGTAGAGTTAGCTCCTTTTTTTCCGACTGGAGCAGCTCCAGGTCCCACAGAATAGATGGCATATAGCACCCCTGTGTCAGTAAATAAGCCAAACTCATTAACATCATAAATGTCGCTACTTTCATCCTTTAGGGTGATATGCAACATATCGTTGGCAACTTCCACATTGCCAGAAATGGTTGTTAGTCTTTTAAATTCCTGTTGTAGCCCTGTAGCAGTAGCATCCGGGCTCCAACGACCTGTACCTAAGGCAATCTTAGATAATTTAACCGGTAGAGTTCCGGCATTATTCTCATCCACGATGGCCTTTTGCCCCGCGGTGGTAAGTACT encodes:
- a CDS encoding phage tail protein codes for the protein MTLSLVLTTAGQKAIVDENNAGTLPVKLSKIALGTGRWSPDATATGLQQEFKRLTTISGNVEVANDMLHITLKDESSDIYDVNEFGLFTDTGVLYAIYSVGPGAAPVGKKGANSTYLLSLDIKLSGSSTDKITVGDTGFSNPSATTSRAGVIPVATQAEVNTGSIDDKAVTPKTLHQRISVLALANHSHAYATTSRDGLTRLASQQAVDAGDSGTLVVTPKTLQKKLNDNKPATASTSQTGTVTLASQSDVDIGREKKKVVTPETLKGYINKQFPGQLIYIWGGEIKDLPAEYKLCNGSNGTRDLRNRFVLGAGGSYSAGASGGATTARTSKNGAHSHAITVNNHTLTLSQIPSHRHHHDLGRYDDSTQGTPQQHWILRGYDRGNWDNALNTYTRYSGGGGAHNHTASASSNNGHDHTVAILPPYYALAYVQRVTP